AAGTCCAACTGAGCCAATGACTTTATTGTTTTCTTTTAACACAATGGCCCAAGTATCATCATCTTTCATAAATCTCGATATAATCATTTGTGATTCTTCGATATTTTCGTGAGGTTTCCATCCTGCATTTGGTCCTACCGTAATCATTTGAGCATATTCGAATAAATCTTTTGCATCTTCAACTTTCCACTCTCTTAAATACAATCTTTGACTTTCTAGTGCTTTCATTCTAAGGCCTCAGCCACTGTAAATCCTTTTTGAATAATATCAAAATGATTGAATGCTTCAACCGTGAGTGTTTTTGTTTGAAGAAGGGCTGTTTCAATTAATTGCTCAAAATCAATGTTTCTCTCATAATTTTTCGCTATATAGGATTGTGGTCTAATAACCGGTTTTTTAGGAATATATACCGAACAACAATCTGAAAAAGGTCTATCTGATATATCTTGAGTATGAATTTTTCTTGCAAGGCTCATAATATCTATTTTATCATAAGTAGAAAGAGGTCGAATGATTAAAGATGAAGTCACTTCACTGATGCAAGTTAAACTTTCTAGTGTTTGTGAAGCAACCTGACCGATCGAATCTCCGGTAAGAATGGCTAAACACTTTGTTTTTTCTTGAAGTTTAGCTGAAATACGATACATCATTCTTCTCATGATGGTGATAACATAAGCTTCTGGGACTTTTTTAATAATCTCTTCATGAATTATTCGAAAAGGAATTAAGTGAAGTTGAATTCGATTATTAGGAGCGTATCTTGCAAGTATTTCTGTTAAATCAATTACTTTTTGAACCGATTCAAGCGGGGTGAGTGGTGTTGACTCAAAATGAATGCATTCAATTTCCATACCTTTTTTCATACCAAGGTATCCTGAAACGGGAGAATCAATTCCTCCGCTTAGCATAAGCAATGCTTTCCCTCCGAGTGGAACGGGAAAACCACCTATTCCTCTTATCTGTCCTATGTATAGATAAGCTCCTTCTAAACGAACTTCTATATTTAATAAGATAGTAGGGTGGTGAACATCCACACTTAAATAAGGTGCTTGTCGTAATACTTTCCCTGCTACAGAAGAAGATATTTCCATAGAAGTCTGTAAAAAATCTTTGTTTGCTCTTTTGGTATCAATTTTAAAAGTGGTTGGTGTTTTGCCTGAAAACTCATCAATCATTTTTAAAGCAGATTTTGTAATATCATCT
The sequence above is drawn from the Bacillota bacterium genome and encodes:
- the thiI gene encoding tRNA 4-thiouridine(8) synthase ThiI encodes the protein MYDRILVRYGDLTIKGKNKKYFISAVNKLITDKLVGLNVTYDFNHDRVYIILNGLNYQEVVKKLDYVTGLYSYSLVTKCEANLDDITKSALKMIDEFSGKTPTTFKIDTKRANKDFLQTSMEISSSVAGKVLRQAPYLSVDVHHPTILLNIEVRLEGAYLYIGQIRGIGGFPVPLGGKALLMLSGGIDSPVSGYLGMKKGMEIECIHFESTPLTPLESVQKVIDLTEILARYAPNNRIQLHLIPFRIIHEEIIKKVPEAYVITIMRRMMYRISAKLQEKTKCLAILTGDSIGQVASQTLESLTCISEVTSSLIIRPLSTYDKIDIMSLARKIHTQDISDRPFSDCCSVYIPKKPVIRPQSYIAKNYERNIDFEQLIETALLQTKTLTVEAFNHFDIIQKGFTVAEALE